One stretch of Brevibacillus laterosporus DNA includes these proteins:
- the resA gene encoding thiol-disulfide oxidoreductase ResA: MNKQKRTSMRVAILGVLLVALVFAVYTSFAKPNEIKKGDKAPNFSLQSLEGQPMTLADLKGKGVILNFWGSWCEPCRNEMPDLEKVWLANKDQNIVIVGVNVGESEVSAEQFVRQVKTTFPILMDKQKEVTKVYNIGKMPTTFYIDQDGIVRDIMFGQMNEKSINSMLEKIRPVQTN, translated from the coding sequence GTGAATAAACAGAAAAGAACATCCATGCGAGTTGCCATTTTGGGAGTTTTATTAGTTGCTCTCGTTTTTGCTGTGTACACAAGTTTTGCCAAGCCAAATGAAATTAAAAAAGGGGACAAGGCACCTAACTTCAGTTTGCAAAGCTTGGAAGGACAGCCTATGACATTAGCTGATTTAAAAGGAAAAGGAGTCATCCTTAATTTCTGGGGCTCTTGGTGTGAGCCCTGTAGAAATGAGATGCCGGACTTAGAAAAAGTATGGCTTGCCAACAAGGATCAAAATATTGTGATCGTAGGGGTAAACGTGGGGGAGTCGGAAGTATCTGCTGAGCAGTTTGTCCGACAGGTGAAAACCACATTTCCCATCTTGATGGATAAGCAGAAAGAAGTTACCAAAGTGTATAATATTGGAAAAATGCCGACTACTTTTTATATTGATCAGGACGGTATTGTCCGGGATATCATGTTCGGACAAATGAACGAAAAGAGTATAAATTCCATGCTAGAAAAAATTAGACCTGTTCAGACAAACTAA
- a CDS encoding segregation/condensation protein A — protein sequence MSYSIKLDSFEGPLDLLLHLIDKAEVDIYDIPIAVITEQYLHTIHTMHELQLDVASEFVVMAATLLAIKSKTLLPKKEEIHFHPLHDEYGEEEDPRDELVQRLLEYKKFKRVAEQLREMETGRSQVFTRPAEDLTPYVREEEPGVANVTLFDMLHALEKLFARLQTKEPIAKVSRDEISIKDRMKEIRQLIKVGGGHVRFSQLFITNVSRTEIVTTFLALLELMKGKAITCVQNQLFTDILISEGKGETGHGL from the coding sequence TTGTCATACAGTATTAAATTGGATTCGTTTGAAGGGCCGCTTGATTTGCTTTTGCATTTGATCGACAAGGCGGAGGTAGACATTTATGATATACCAATAGCGGTGATTACTGAACAGTATTTGCACACCATTCATACAATGCACGAGCTTCAATTGGATGTAGCTAGTGAGTTCGTAGTCATGGCCGCTACTCTGTTGGCCATCAAAAGTAAAACGTTACTTCCTAAAAAAGAGGAGATTCATTTTCATCCATTGCACGATGAATATGGAGAAGAGGAAGATCCTCGAGATGAACTGGTACAACGCTTATTGGAGTATAAAAAGTTCAAGCGCGTGGCCGAACAACTACGTGAAATGGAAACGGGGCGCAGTCAGGTATTCACTCGTCCGGCAGAAGATTTAACGCCATATGTGCGTGAAGAGGAGCCGGGAGTTGCCAATGTGACCCTGTTTGACATGCTTCATGCTTTAGAAAAATTGTTTGCGAGATTGCAAACAAAAGAGCCGATAGCCAAAGTATCAAGGGATGAAATCTCCATTAAGGATAGAATGAAAGAGATTCGTCAGCTCATTAAGGTTGGAGGAGGGCATGTCCGCTTCTCACAGTTGTTTATTACAAACGTTTCTCGCACCGAGATTGTGACAACGTTCCTTGCCCTACTGGAATTGATGAAAGGGAAGGCGATCACGTGTGTTCAAAATCAATTATTTACGGACATCCTGATCAGTGAGGGAAAAGGAGAAACGGGACATGGATTATGA
- a CDS encoding cyclic peptide export ABC transporter: MNVTKSLCLPMFLTWVLSFTFLVFPVNQISAATMLLSTQEIERMEEFITKQMDTSKIPGLQVIIVEKDKTVYQKGFGYADIVNKKPVTIETLFELGSNSKAISGLAILQLADKGLIDLNDPVTKYLPWLNLSYKGKVQPITLRQLLHHTSGIPFKSIGFIPEGNDKGALEKTVRTLLTQELNREPGTRYEYATINYDVLGLVIEKVTNQSFETYMTENILEALDLPHTYVGEQNVNKAQMATGYKMGFTEPQKYNPPSFRGNTPAGYMISNGIDMARWMQIQVGTVDIGGFNPALIKASHEPDRKVRPNGSGSSYATGWEVYQKGDGELSHSGSNPTFSSFMVFRPTEQIGVAVLANMNSDYTANIGQGIMNLLMGKDVPPIYSDMYKKLDQLSFSIICVLVPICLAILFLLGRMFIQTLKKQRKFQITGKEVIVGLLFHLLLLSLFAISLFYLPNLLFMEMTWEFIEVWTPETVMIAVYGVVLTFVLYFCYSLLLLFSKQKQENIYFSLTMLSIVSGFGNAFIIFIINESFARTNNLVNGLLFYFTMGIFMYVVSQKLLRSRLVTLTNQLVYEKRMELVEKLLQTSYTSLEEMEQGRIQATLNNDTEVISRAINVIITSVTNLITLICCFIYLGVMNFYAFVLSLIIIGLVAAFYYFIGQKANKLWEKTRDIQNVFFKFITDLTSGFKELTLHRGKRQDFHVAIKESCAEYRDKRAEGDLKFANVFIIGELLFIIVIGCVVFIFPEIFKQMNADMLRNYVFVFLYMTGPVNGLLNGLPQIVMIRISWKRINKMIKDLDLAKDPEQEKIESAQDIKEPIKMIVTDVSYDYKNADDRSFSVGPINFEFASGEIIFITGGNGSGKSTLAKLLTGLYAPNRGEITINGGKVSHVKLNQYYSAIFGEFHLFDRLYGIDSERHDKEIKHYLEVLELHEKVKVENGMFSTTRLSTGQKKRLALLITYLEDRPICLFDEWAADQDPEYRRFFYQVLLPDMKQKGKCIIAITHDDQYFHIADKVIKMDAGQMVQAVVSV, translated from the coding sequence ATGAATGTTACAAAATCGTTGTGCCTACCCATGTTTTTGACATGGGTGCTTTCCTTTACATTCTTGGTGTTTCCAGTGAATCAGATAAGTGCTGCTACTATGTTACTATCTACACAGGAAATCGAGAGAATGGAAGAATTCATTACCAAGCAAATGGATACGTCGAAGATTCCAGGTTTACAAGTCATTATTGTTGAAAAAGACAAAACGGTTTACCAAAAAGGTTTTGGTTATGCTGATATAGTAAACAAAAAGCCTGTAACAATTGAAACGCTGTTTGAATTAGGATCAAATAGTAAAGCTATTTCTGGCCTTGCTATTTTACAATTGGCTGATAAAGGGCTGATTGATTTGAACGATCCTGTGACAAAATATCTACCATGGTTGAACCTTTCCTATAAAGGAAAGGTTCAACCGATAACATTACGTCAATTACTTCATCATACGAGTGGAATTCCGTTCAAGTCGATAGGGTTCATTCCTGAGGGAAATGACAAGGGCGCACTTGAGAAGACGGTACGAACACTACTTACCCAAGAACTGAATCGTGAACCTGGTACAAGGTACGAATATGCGACTATCAATTACGATGTGTTAGGGCTAGTGATCGAAAAGGTTACCAATCAATCTTTTGAGACATATATGACAGAAAATATCCTAGAAGCTCTTGATCTTCCACACACATATGTTGGCGAACAAAACGTTAACAAAGCTCAAATGGCTACTGGTTACAAGATGGGGTTTACGGAACCACAAAAATATAACCCGCCTAGCTTCCGGGGAAATACACCAGCTGGCTATATGATAAGTAACGGAATAGATATGGCTAGATGGATGCAAATACAAGTAGGCACAGTTGACATAGGTGGCTTCAACCCAGCTCTAATTAAAGCTTCTCATGAGCCAGATCGAAAGGTGAGACCTAATGGCAGCGGGTCATCATATGCTACTGGTTGGGAGGTTTATCAAAAAGGGGATGGGGAACTCTCACACTCCGGGAGCAATCCAACATTTAGTTCGTTTATGGTGTTTCGTCCGACTGAGCAAATTGGGGTAGCTGTATTAGCAAATATGAACAGTGACTATACTGCTAATATTGGGCAGGGAATCATGAACTTGCTTATGGGAAAAGATGTACCTCCTATTTATTCAGACATGTATAAAAAGTTAGATCAGTTGTCTTTTTCCATTATTTGCGTGCTTGTTCCAATTTGTTTGGCGATCCTTTTCTTACTAGGACGTATGTTTATTCAAACATTGAAGAAGCAACGAAAGTTTCAGATAACGGGGAAAGAGGTTATTGTGGGGCTGCTCTTTCATTTACTTTTATTGAGTTTATTCGCAATATCCTTGTTCTATTTACCAAATCTTCTATTTATGGAAATGACATGGGAGTTTATTGAAGTTTGGACTCCAGAGACTGTCATGATTGCTGTGTATGGAGTTGTGCTAACATTTGTTCTCTATTTTTGCTACTCGCTTCTTCTCTTGTTTTCTAAACAAAAACAGGAAAATATCTATTTTTCTTTGACGATGTTAAGCATTGTTAGCGGGTTTGGAAATGCTTTTATTATCTTCATTATTAATGAATCCTTTGCACGAACAAATAATTTGGTTAACGGTTTACTGTTCTACTTTACAATGGGGATTTTTATGTATGTTGTAAGTCAAAAGCTACTCCGTTCTCGTCTTGTTACCTTGACCAACCAATTAGTTTATGAAAAGCGGATGGAACTGGTTGAGAAATTACTTCAGACTAGCTATACCAGCTTGGAAGAGATGGAGCAAGGTCGTATTCAGGCCACACTCAACAATGACACAGAAGTGATCAGTCGAGCAATCAACGTTATTATTACGAGTGTGACTAATTTAATTACGCTAATTTGTTGCTTTATTTATCTGGGGGTTATGAACTTTTATGCGTTTGTACTTTCTCTGATTATTATCGGGCTTGTAGCAGCGTTTTACTATTTTATCGGACAAAAGGCAAACAAGCTGTGGGAAAAAACGCGTGATATTCAAAACGTTTTCTTCAAATTTATCACAGATCTTACTAGCGGCTTTAAAGAACTGACATTGCATAGAGGAAAACGTCAAGATTTTCATGTTGCAATTAAAGAGAGTTGTGCAGAATACCGTGACAAACGTGCTGAGGGCGATCTGAAATTTGCTAACGTGTTTATCATTGGGGAATTACTGTTTATTATCGTAATTGGTTGTGTAGTGTTCATTTTTCCAGAAATTTTTAAACAGATGAATGCTGATATGCTTCGTAACTATGTATTTGTCTTCTTATACATGACAGGACCTGTTAACGGTTTATTAAATGGACTCCCACAAATCGTAATGATTCGAATTAGTTGGAAACGCATTAACAAAATGATCAAAGATTTAGATTTAGCTAAAGATCCAGAGCAAGAGAAAATAGAATCGGCACAGGACATCAAGGAGCCGATTAAGATGATCGTAACCGATGTGTCTTATGATTATAAAAATGCAGATGATCGAAGCTTTAGTGTAGGACCTATTAATTTTGAGTTTGCGTCGGGAGAAATCATTTTTATTACTGGCGGAAACGGAAGTGGAAAATCAACACTCGCGAAGCTACTGACCGGTTTGTATGCTCCCAATAGAGGAGAAATTACCATAAACGGAGGCAAGGTCTCGCATGTGAAGCTAAATCAGTATTACTCTGCGATTTTTGGCGAGTTTCATCTATTTGATCGTCTATATGGTATTGATTCAGAGCGTCATGATAAAGAGATAAAACATTATCTTGAAGTCTTAGAATTACATGAAAAGGTGAAAGTGGAAAACGGGATGTTTAGCACAACTAGACTCTCAACTGGGCAAAAAAAGCGTCTTGCTCTTTTAATTACCTATCTCGAAGATCGCCCTATTTGCCTTTTCGATGAATGGGCTGCTGACCAAGATCCTGAATATAGACGCTTTTTCTATCAAGTATTATTGCCAGACATGAAACAAAAAGGGAAGTGTATTATTGCCATCACGCATGATGATCAATACTTCCACATAGCTGATAAAGTGATTAAGATGGATGCGGGACAAATGGTGCAAGCTGTTGTAAGTGTTTAA
- a CDS encoding rRNA pseudouridine synthase, which yields MEERLQKVLAQAGVASRRSCEELIKQGRVKVNGQVITELGTKVTASVDQILVDNKSIAQEEHVYVLLHKPTGVITSMSDPEGRKTVRDLIKQIPQRVYPVGRLDFDTSGLLIMTNDGELANRLAHPSFEMDKVYRAWVKGIPTSESVLRLAKGIKLEDGMTSPGKAKILERDTNKNRTLLELTIHEGRNRQVRRMCQAIGHPVVTLQRIRISFLMLGNLGLGSYRFLQKEEVERLQSELKQVQKKTNRRL from the coding sequence ATGGAAGAACGCTTGCAGAAGGTGCTTGCCCAAGCGGGTGTCGCCTCACGTCGCAGCTGTGAAGAACTGATTAAGCAAGGTAGAGTAAAAGTAAACGGCCAAGTTATAACTGAGTTAGGTACCAAAGTGACTGCCTCCGTAGATCAAATTCTGGTCGATAACAAGTCTATTGCACAAGAAGAGCATGTATATGTGTTACTACACAAACCAACGGGAGTCATTACGAGCATGAGTGATCCAGAAGGACGTAAAACCGTTCGTGATCTGATCAAACAAATTCCACAGAGGGTATATCCAGTGGGGCGTTTAGATTTTGATACATCGGGACTACTTATTATGACGAACGATGGTGAACTGGCTAATCGCTTGGCGCATCCGTCATTTGAGATGGACAAGGTATATCGTGCTTGGGTCAAAGGAATTCCTACATCGGAAAGTGTTTTACGTCTAGCCAAGGGTATCAAATTGGAGGACGGAATGACTTCTCCTGGGAAGGCGAAAATTTTGGAACGGGATACCAATAAAAATCGCACATTGCTTGAGTTGACCATCCATGAAGGCCGCAACCGTCAAGTGCGGAGAATGTGTCAAGCAATCGGACATCCCGTGGTTACGTTGCAACGAATTCGCATTAGTTTCCTTATGTTAGGTAATCTCGGCCTAGGTTCCTATCGCTTTTTACAAAAGGAGGAAGTAGAACGCTTGCAGAGCGAGTTAAAACAAGTTCAGAAAAAAACGAACAGACGTTTGTGA
- the scpB gene encoding SMC-Scp complex subunit ScpB, with protein MDYDKLKSVIEGLLFISGDEGIDAKQIAEIIEVTEEVVIDLLEDMKADFYRSNRGIQLVEVAKAYQLTTLPEHMMYFEKLATSPTHSSLSQAALETLAIIAYRQPITRSEIEEIRGVKCEKALHTLMSKLLIKEMGRAEGIGRPILYGTSKEFLEYFGLKGITDLPEPPIDFSFDQHDEEMAQLFRGKETTGND; from the coding sequence ATGGATTATGATAAATTAAAATCGGTGATTGAGGGTCTATTATTTATCTCCGGTGACGAGGGGATAGATGCAAAGCAGATTGCGGAAATAATTGAGGTAACTGAAGAAGTTGTCATTGATTTGTTAGAAGATATGAAAGCAGACTTTTACCGATCTAACAGAGGAATCCAGCTTGTTGAAGTGGCGAAAGCTTATCAATTAACAACCCTGCCCGAACATATGATGTATTTTGAAAAGCTGGCAACTTCCCCAACACACTCATCCTTATCGCAAGCAGCTTTGGAAACCTTAGCCATCATTGCCTATCGACAGCCGATTACTCGTTCTGAGATAGAAGAAATTCGTGGAGTTAAATGTGAAAAAGCGTTACATACCCTGATGTCCAAGCTTTTGATTAAAGAGATGGGACGAGCAGAGGGTATCGGGCGACCAATCTTATATGGGACGTCCAAGGAATTTCTGGAGTATTTCGGATTGAAAGGAATTACAGATTTACCAGAGCCGCCAATTGATTTTTCATTTGATCAACATGATGAGGAAATGGCTCAATTGTTTCGCGGGAAGGAAACTACTGGAAACGACTAG
- a CDS encoding D-alanyl-D-alanine carboxypeptidase — MKYQRIIGVLVVFLLCVSYLGPQPRAWASKAPKISAEAAAVIDVESGRILYEKNGNKKMRIASLTKTLTAIVAIEATDIKKVVTVPDKAIGVEGSSIYLKRGEKLTLEELLYGLMLRSGNDAAAAIALQVGGSIEGFATMMNEKAMYIGMNHSNFMNPHGLDNSDMHYSTAVDMVKLSAYALRNPQFQQIVSTKVKSISWEGEKWDRRLQNKNKMLHLYNGADGVKTGYTKLAKRCLASSASRAGRQVAVITLNAPDDWNDHATLLDYGFQQFEETSLIHKGEKWDAPQAIKLEDKGKVELVSLADFVYPLRAGEAQKVSKKVWLFHKQVGQKDVNEHIGFVEVYLGKDSIGKIPLTLQERTEKDTFQKTSIPNGFWKQVSRMLKGGLPDA; from the coding sequence ATGAAATACCAACGAATAATCGGCGTACTCGTCGTTTTTCTTTTGTGCGTTAGCTACCTAGGCCCACAACCTCGTGCCTGGGCATCGAAAGCACCTAAGATCTCGGCGGAAGCAGCTGCAGTCATTGATGTTGAATCAGGACGTATCTTGTACGAGAAAAATGGTAACAAGAAAATGAGAATTGCCAGCTTGACCAAGACGTTAACGGCCATTGTAGCTATTGAAGCGACCGATATAAAGAAAGTCGTTACTGTTCCAGACAAAGCCATAGGAGTGGAAGGCTCCTCTATTTATCTAAAAAGAGGGGAGAAGCTGACCCTAGAAGAGTTATTATACGGCTTGATGCTCCGTTCTGGAAACGATGCGGCGGCGGCGATTGCTTTGCAGGTGGGAGGCTCGATTGAAGGGTTTGCCACAATGATGAACGAAAAAGCCATGTATATTGGCATGAATCACAGTAATTTTATGAACCCACATGGATTAGATAATAGTGATATGCACTATTCGACAGCGGTTGATATGGTTAAATTATCTGCCTATGCTCTACGAAACCCACAGTTTCAGCAGATTGTCTCCACAAAAGTAAAAAGTATTTCGTGGGAAGGCGAGAAATGGGATCGTAGGCTGCAAAACAAAAATAAAATGCTTCATCTCTACAACGGAGCAGATGGTGTAAAAACTGGTTATACCAAGCTTGCTAAGCGTTGTCTGGCATCGTCAGCAAGCCGCGCTGGCCGACAGGTAGCAGTAATTACGCTTAATGCACCAGATGATTGGAATGACCATGCTACACTGCTTGACTATGGCTTTCAACAGTTCGAGGAAACGTCTTTAATTCACAAAGGCGAAAAATGGGATGCTCCCCAAGCCATTAAGCTAGAGGACAAAGGGAAAGTTGAGCTGGTTTCGTTAGCTGATTTTGTATATCCACTCAGAGCAGGAGAAGCGCAAAAAGTGAGTAAAAAGGTCTGGTTGTTTCATAAGCAGGTAGGCCAAAAAGATGTGAATGAGCATATTGGATTTGTTGAGGTTTACTTAGGGAAGGATTCAATCGGCAAAATACCGCTTACGTTACAAGAAAGGACGGAAAAGGATACTTTTCAAAAAACATCTATACCCAATGGATTTTGGAAGCAGGTCTCCCGCATGTTGAAGGGAGGATTACCTGATGCTTAA
- a CDS encoding YHYH domain-containing protein — MKKALLFLLFVTMLAIPFQQTSAHPGRTDKNGGHTCRTNCEKWGLSYGEYHYHNGGGSSPAKSASPAKSPGKNSTPAAKPAVKATPVVQKKTIIAVDQAPVYSTPATTASVTTNLWYGYEVKDKGGFTDFASIDQGYLSKTLLTQYNVITPKKVRIQADKGYFYATPSTESKARGSASLHAEVSVVGENQTWYFGSSKDSNGKVIVGFVSKSIAY; from the coding sequence ATGAAAAAAGCACTACTATTCCTTTTGTTCGTAACCATGCTAGCTATTCCATTCCAACAAACATCAGCTCATCCAGGTCGCACAGACAAGAACGGCGGTCATACATGTCGTACCAACTGTGAAAAATGGGGTCTTTCCTACGGGGAATATCATTATCACAATGGGGGAGGTTCTAGTCCAGCAAAAAGTGCATCTCCTGCCAAATCACCGGGTAAGAACTCTACTCCAGCCGCTAAACCCGCTGTCAAAGCTACCCCAGTCGTACAGAAAAAAACCATCATAGCAGTCGACCAAGCACCAGTCTATAGCACCCCAGCGACTACAGCTTCAGTTACTACCAACCTCTGGTATGGTTATGAAGTAAAAGATAAAGGCGGTTTCACGGATTTTGCCTCCATTGACCAAGGCTATCTATCTAAAACTTTGCTAACCCAATACAATGTTATTACCCCCAAAAAGGTACGTATACAAGCTGACAAAGGCTATTTTTATGCAACACCATCTACTGAAAGCAAAGCACGTGGCTCTGCGTCACTACATGCAGAAGTATCCGTTGTAGGAGAAAATCAGACTTGGTACTTTGGTTCTAGTAAAGATTCGAATGGTAAAGTCATTGTTGGATTTGTTTCAAAGAGTATCGCGTACTAG
- a CDS encoding isoprenylcysteine carboxylmethyltransferase family protein — translation MINVKILTAQIVGMFVVFALAMFLSAGTVAWLAGWAYLFLFFGFVFALSVWLIKYNPDLLTERMTGIGKPDQKAWDKVWYVLMNVYFLAWLVFMPLDAVRFRWSHVPMGLQVAGAILLLCSFYFFFLVFRENSYLSPAVRIQSERKQTVISTGPYKVVRHPMYATAIIYLIGTCLLLGSWYGLLTVLVIVIGMAWRAVQEERTLLSELPGYNEYMSKVKYRLIPYIW, via the coding sequence ATGATTAATGTGAAAATACTAACAGCACAAATAGTAGGCATGTTTGTCGTTTTTGCTCTCGCTATGTTTCTTTCGGCTGGAACTGTCGCGTGGCTTGCAGGATGGGCTTACTTGTTTTTATTTTTTGGCTTCGTGTTCGCGTTAAGTGTATGGTTAATCAAGTACAATCCTGATTTACTAACTGAACGCATGACGGGAATCGGAAAACCCGATCAAAAAGCATGGGATAAAGTGTGGTATGTACTGATGAACGTATACTTCCTTGCCTGGCTGGTCTTTATGCCGTTAGATGCTGTTCGATTCCGCTGGTCGCATGTACCGATGGGACTCCAAGTAGCAGGAGCGATTCTTCTCTTATGTTCGTTTTACTTCTTCTTTCTCGTATTCCGAGAAAACTCGTACCTGTCCCCAGCGGTCCGTATTCAGAGTGAACGTAAGCAAACAGTAATATCCACTGGTCCCTACAAGGTTGTGAGACATCCAATGTATGCCACGGCCATCATCTATTTAATAGGTACGTGTCTTTTGCTTGGGTCATGGTATGGGCTGCTTACAGTTCTTGTTATTGTCATCGGAATGGCATGGCGGGCAGTACAGGAGGAACGCACATTGCTATCAGAACTACCTGGCTATAACGAATACATGTCAAAGGTAAAATACCGCCTGATTCCTTATATTTGGTAA
- a CDS encoding spore maturation protein, with translation MLNIIWLFLIIISVIVAAVNGRMEIISQSVFEGAKTGVTVCFGLLSVLIFWMGIMKIAEKSGLLHLVSIWLSPIVQKLFPDVPKGHPAIGYILSNMSANILGLGNAATPMGLKAMEELQKLNPHKEIASPAMCTLLAINTASITLIPTTMIAIRLQYGSANAFEIVGTTLLSSFFATAFALLLDRVYRLRYKRKSR, from the coding sequence ATGCTTAATATCATTTGGTTGTTCTTGATAATTATTAGTGTGATCGTTGCCGCTGTGAACGGACGTATGGAAATCATTAGTCAATCTGTATTTGAAGGTGCCAAGACAGGCGTTACGGTCTGTTTTGGTCTCCTCAGCGTCCTCATCTTCTGGATGGGGATCATGAAAATTGCCGAAAAATCTGGACTTTTACATCTAGTCTCAATCTGGCTATCTCCTATTGTGCAAAAGCTTTTCCCCGATGTGCCAAAGGGACACCCAGCCATTGGTTACATTCTCTCCAACATGAGCGCTAACATCCTCGGGCTTGGAAACGCGGCTACTCCGATGGGACTTAAGGCAATGGAGGAGCTCCAAAAGTTAAACCCACACAAAGAAATCGCTTCCCCAGCTATGTGCACCTTACTTGCCATAAACACGGCTAGTATCACACTCATTCCTACCACTATGATCGCCATTCGTTTACAATATGGTTCTGCTAATGCTTTTGAAATAGTAGGTACAACACTGCTTTCTTCTTTTTTTGCAACAGCGTTTGCTCTATTGCTTGATCGTGTCTACCGTCTGCGCTACAAGCGCAAGTCCCGCTAA
- a CDS encoding site-2 protease family protein, whose product MGLFQFDLNTLPFRVIAFVIAFSMHEWAHAFAAYRLGDNTAKNEGRLTLNPIPHLDPFGLLMILFGPFGWARPVPFNPYNFRGNKRLGIVYVAAAGPFVNFVLAFFFSFLWFYIQTPFWAEMMASWPAKGIEAVDLTLQYCIIINCAMLVFNMLPIAPLDGSKILRYILPQKCSGFFDKLDLYGPWLLLLIVFLPPLRGLLSIPLQIVLSWIESITRYVVIQLFL is encoded by the coding sequence ATGGGTTTATTTCAATTTGATCTAAATACGCTCCCTTTTCGGGTGATTGCGTTCGTGATCGCTTTTTCCATGCATGAGTGGGCGCATGCGTTTGCTGCCTATAGATTAGGCGACAACACAGCGAAAAATGAGGGGCGTTTAACACTTAATCCAATTCCGCATCTAGATCCATTTGGTCTCTTGATGATTTTATTTGGACCATTTGGTTGGGCACGACCTGTCCCATTTAATCCTTACAATTTTAGAGGAAATAAACGTCTAGGAATTGTGTATGTTGCAGCAGCAGGACCGTTTGTGAACTTTGTGTTAGCGTTCTTCTTTTCGTTCCTGTGGTTTTATATTCAGACACCATTTTGGGCAGAGATGATGGCTTCTTGGCCTGCTAAAGGTATAGAAGCGGTTGACTTAACCTTACAGTACTGTATTATCATTAACTGCGCTATGCTGGTGTTTAATATGTTGCCGATTGCACCGTTAGACGGTTCTAAAATTTTGCGCTATATTTTGCCGCAAAAATGTAGTGGATTCTTTGATAAATTAGACCTATATGGACCATGGTTGTTATTGTTGATTGTATTCTTGCCACCGTTGCGAGGATTACTTAGCATACCACTACAGATTGTGCTGTCTTGGATTGAAAGCATAACACGATATGTGGTCATTCAGCTTTTTTTATAA
- a CDS encoding HD domain-containing protein: protein MNMAVEAVLLATKAHANQQDKGGQPYILHPLRVMMYMSSDEARAVAVLHDVLEDTDVTADDLRETGFPKEVVEAVMILTKNPKENYDSYIIKVKQNQLARAVKIADIKDNLDVTRIPEPTEADLARIEKYKRALKELEGESTPMENSKEDCSQEESNIDNDKQLEGKEIL, encoded by the coding sequence ATGAATATGGCAGTAGAAGCTGTCCTACTAGCAACAAAAGCACACGCTAATCAACAAGATAAAGGGGGGCAACCTTATATTTTGCATCCTTTGCGCGTCATGATGTACATGTCTTCGGATGAAGCGAGAGCGGTAGCTGTTTTGCACGATGTATTAGAAGATACCGATGTAACCGCAGATGATTTACGTGAAACGGGGTTTCCAAAGGAAGTTGTAGAAGCGGTTATGATTCTAACCAAAAATCCCAAAGAGAATTATGACAGCTACATTATCAAGGTCAAACAGAATCAGTTGGCCCGAGCTGTCAAGATTGCAGATATCAAAGACAATTTGGATGTAACTCGTATACCGGAACCTACGGAGGCAGATTTAGCACGGATAGAAAAATATAAGCGCGCATTGAAAGAATTAGAGGGTGAAAGCACACCTATGGAAAATTCAAAGGAAGATTGTTCACAAGAAGAAAGTAATATAGATAACGATAAGCAGTTAGAAGGGAAAGAGATATTGTAG
- a CDS encoding spore maturation protein produces MYSLINVVSLWAIPVLISFVLTYGWYKRVQVYDTFIEGAKGGLVTTIKILPHLVAMMVAITLFRESGALEMMLQVLHPLLRLFHIPSEIVPLALLRPLSGTGSLAIATDLIAQFGPDSMIGRLASTMQGSTDTTFYVLTVYFGAVGIKNGLYALKVGLWSDLIGVVASLVVVGYIFA; encoded by the coding sequence TTGTACTCACTGATAAATGTCGTATCGCTTTGGGCGATTCCTGTTTTGATTTCCTTTGTTCTAACCTACGGATGGTATAAAAGAGTGCAAGTCTATGACACTTTTATAGAAGGGGCTAAGGGAGGACTTGTCACAACCATCAAAATATTACCTCATTTAGTAGCAATGATGGTGGCCATTACGTTATTTCGTGAGTCAGGAGCGTTAGAAATGATGTTACAGGTCTTGCATCCTTTGCTACGTCTTTTTCATATCCCCTCTGAAATTGTCCCTCTGGCTTTGCTACGTCCCTTGTCAGGTACAGGCTCGCTTGCTATTGCGACAGATTTGATTGCGCAATTCGGGCCTGATTCTATGATTGGTAGGCTTGCTTCCACGATGCAGGGAAGCACAGATACGACCTTTTATGTGCTGACAGTGTATTTTGGAGCAGTGGGGATCAAAAATGGACTGTATGCGCTAAAAGTCGGTCTATGGTCTGATTTGATTGGAGTAGTGGCTTCTTTAGTAGTTGTTGGCTATATTTTTGCTTGA